A single region of the Buteo buteo chromosome 18, bButBut1.hap1.1, whole genome shotgun sequence genome encodes:
- the AAMDC gene encoding mth938 domain-containing protein, translated as MSSPEIASLSWGQMKVKGCSTTYKDCKVWPGGSRTWDWRETGTNHSPGVQPADLEEVVKKGVKTMVIGRGMSEALQVPTSTVDYLKKNGIDVLVLQTEKAVEEYNALAAQGVKVGGVFHSTC; from the exons ATGTCTTCCCCTGAAATTGCTTCCCTTTCTTGGGGTCAGATGAAGGTGAAAGGCTGCTCTACAACATATAAGGACTGCAAAGTATGGCCAGGAGGAAGCCGAACCTGGGATTGGAGAGAAACTGGGACTAAT CATTCTCCAGGAGTGCAACCAGCTGACCTTGAAGAAGTTGTCAAGAAGGGTGTTAAAACTATGGTGATTGGTCGTGGCATGAGTGAGGCTTTGCAG GTTCCGACATCCACTGTGGACTATCTGAAGAAAAACGGGATTGATGTGTTGGTCTTGCAAACAGAGAAGGCTGTGGAAGAGTACAATGCGCTGGCTGCTCAGGGTGTCAAAGTGGGGGGAGTCTTCCATTCAACCTGCTGA